From a single Couchioplanes caeruleus genomic region:
- a CDS encoding LacI family DNA-binding transcriptional regulator, translated as MTATSGRVPVGERLPTLEDVARIAGVSRATVSRVINGIRNVDPQLHKMVWDAVDRTGYVPNRLARSLVTRRTGTIALVVSDSESHDDDPFMGRFFADPYFGRVVGGLMSVLRAAGIQLALQIVGTEQQRTRLVGDLRHGQADGVVVLSLPGHDPLPRMLTDAGVPAVMIGRPAEPVPINYVDLANDTGASLAADHLVGRGCQLVGMISGPADVPASSDRIAGFRRSMARHGHAWVPQVTGNFTQESGERAMHELLAAHPALDGVFVANDLMALGALLALRAAGRDVPGDVAVVGFDDSSAAVAANPALTTIRHPLEDMAAEAARLLMTRIDDAAMRVSSVIYEPTLVRRQSA; from the coding sequence ATGACCGCCACGAGCGGGCGCGTGCCCGTCGGGGAGCGGCTGCCGACCCTGGAGGATGTCGCCCGGATCGCCGGGGTGTCCCGAGCCACCGTCTCCCGTGTGATCAACGGGATCCGCAACGTGGACCCCCAGCTGCACAAGATGGTGTGGGACGCCGTGGACCGCACCGGGTACGTGCCCAACCGCCTGGCCCGCTCCCTGGTCACCCGGCGCACCGGGACGATCGCGCTGGTCGTGTCGGACTCCGAGTCGCACGACGACGACCCGTTCATGGGGCGGTTCTTCGCCGACCCGTACTTCGGCCGGGTCGTCGGCGGGCTGATGAGCGTGCTGCGGGCGGCCGGGATCCAGCTGGCGCTGCAGATCGTCGGCACCGAGCAGCAGCGCACCCGGCTCGTCGGGGATCTGCGGCACGGGCAGGCCGACGGCGTCGTGGTGCTGTCGCTGCCGGGGCACGATCCGCTGCCCCGGATGCTCACCGACGCCGGTGTGCCCGCGGTGATGATCGGGCGGCCGGCTGAGCCCGTACCCATCAATTATGTGGATCTCGCCAACGACACCGGGGCGTCCCTCGCGGCCGACCACCTGGTCGGCCGGGGGTGTCAGCTCGTCGGGATGATCTCCGGGCCCGCGGACGTCCCGGCGAGCAGTGACCGGATCGCGGGTTTCCGGCGCTCGATGGCCCGGCACGGGCACGCGTGGGTTCCGCAGGTCACCGGCAACTTCACCCAGGAGAGCGGCGAACGGGCGATGCACGAGCTGCTCGCCGCCCACCCCGCGCTGGACGGCGTCTTCGTCGCGAACGACCTGATGGCGCTGGGCGCCCTGCTCGCGCTGCGCGCGGCCGGCCGGGACGTGCCCGGGGACGTCGCGGTGGTCGGGTTCGACGACAGCAGCGCGGCCGTGGCGGCGAACCCGGCGCTCACGACGATCCGCCATCCGCTCGAGGACATGGCGGCCGAGGCGGCACGGCTGCTGATGACCCGCATCGACGACGCGGCCATGCGGGTGTCGTCGGTGATCTACGAGCCGACGCTGGTGCGGCGCCAGTCCGCCTGA
- a CDS encoding DUF1996 domain-containing protein: MRTKLRRLLAPLGATVVAGSLLAVGVQQAHAADTLLSQGRPALASSLENGESPAAAAVDGRAETRWGSQWADPQWLRVDLGGTATVSRVVLQWEAAYAKAFQIQTSPDGNTWTSIYSTANGTGGTQSLTVNGSGRYVRMYGTQRGTGYGYSLYEFQVYGTASTTTPPNGDGYVYANPPVTGVVPSTAVPPATNPPTTHHEFQANCSVSRSNLPDDPIVFPNMPGASHSHTFMGNTTTNAATTLASLQAGQTSCITPGDKTGYWMPTLLNGDTAVQPVGRQVIYYKSGVIDYRSVRPSPPGLRYVVGSPSATLDEFKNAPGAVEGWECGDSVRNWDFPANCVNGSQLNIRYQAPSCWDGIHLDTPDHKSHMAYPVVGVCPASHPVAVPMIEFKMAFPVSGNMANVRLASGRGYSFHYDFYNAWDAPTLNALVTHCINGGLQCDPRGFDQYKPDRGAALNENYELP; this comes from the coding sequence ATGAGAACAAAGCTCAGGCGGCTGCTCGCCCCGCTAGGCGCGACCGTAGTGGCGGGCTCCCTGCTCGCGGTCGGCGTCCAGCAGGCGCACGCGGCCGACACCCTGCTGTCACAGGGCCGCCCCGCGCTCGCCTCGTCGCTGGAGAACGGCGAGTCGCCGGCCGCCGCCGCGGTCGACGGGCGTGCCGAGACGCGCTGGGGCAGCCAGTGGGCCGACCCGCAGTGGCTGCGCGTCGACCTCGGCGGCACGGCCACCGTCTCGCGTGTCGTCCTGCAGTGGGAGGCCGCGTACGCCAAGGCCTTCCAGATCCAGACCAGCCCGGACGGCAACACCTGGACGAGCATCTACAGCACGGCGAACGGTACGGGCGGCACGCAGTCGCTGACGGTCAACGGCAGCGGCCGGTACGTGCGCATGTACGGCACCCAGCGCGGCACCGGCTACGGCTACTCGCTGTACGAGTTCCAGGTGTACGGCACGGCGTCCACGACCACACCTCCGAACGGCGACGGCTACGTGTACGCGAACCCGCCCGTCACCGGCGTGGTCCCGTCCACCGCCGTCCCGCCCGCGACGAACCCGCCGACCACGCACCACGAGTTCCAGGCGAACTGCTCGGTGAGCCGGTCGAACCTGCCGGACGACCCGATCGTCTTCCCGAACATGCCGGGCGCCTCGCACTCGCACACGTTCATGGGCAACACCACCACGAACGCGGCCACGACGCTGGCGAGCCTGCAGGCCGGGCAGACCTCGTGCATCACGCCGGGTGACAAGACGGGTTACTGGATGCCGACGCTGTTGAACGGTGACACCGCCGTGCAGCCGGTGGGCCGGCAGGTCATCTACTACAAGAGCGGCGTCATCGACTACCGCAGCGTGCGCCCGTCCCCGCCGGGCCTGCGGTACGTCGTGGGCAGCCCGTCCGCGACGCTCGACGAGTTCAAGAACGCCCCGGGCGCCGTCGAGGGCTGGGAGTGCGGCGACAGCGTACGGAACTGGGACTTCCCGGCGAACTGCGTGAACGGCAGCCAGCTCAACATCCGGTACCAGGCGCCGAGCTGCTGGGACGGCATCCACCTGGACACGCCGGACCACAAGAGCCACATGGCGTACCCGGTCGTGGGCGTCTGCCCGGCGAGCCACCCGGTGGCCGTACCGATGATCGAGTTCAAGATGGCGTTCCCGGTCAGCGGGAACATGGCCAACGTGCGGCTGGCGAGCGGGCGTGGCTACTCGTTCCACTACGACTTCTACAACGCGTGGGACGCCCCGACGCTCAACGCGCTCGTCACGCACTGCATCAACGGCGGGCTGCAGTGTGACCCGCGCGGTTTCGACCAGTACAAGCCGGACCGCGGCGCGGCCCTGAACGAGAACTACGAACTGCCCTGA
- a CDS encoding DUF305 domain-containing protein produces the protein MNRYPPTHRYSPAHRRALTAVCILATALGPAACAADEKPAATASAGVAPSPTAGSPGFFGGTDLAWVEITIAMDEELLPLLTLVPANGSDPALKALSAEVTGVHERELTALRGLHDQADLPAENPHKGMPMPGMVTPEQVTAAAATRGKAFDDLVRGHLEAHLRQGLRLAESERKSGIEPQTRALADDVLRTRRTYLNRLGKAS, from the coding sequence GTGAATCGGTATCCCCCCACGCACCGATATTCCCCCGCACACCGTCGTGCGCTGACGGCCGTCTGCATACTCGCCACCGCGCTCGGACCGGCCGCCTGCGCCGCGGACGAGAAGCCGGCAGCCACCGCGTCCGCCGGCGTCGCGCCCTCCCCCACGGCCGGCAGCCCGGGCTTCTTCGGCGGCACCGACCTCGCCTGGGTGGAGATCACCATCGCGATGGACGAGGAACTGCTGCCCCTGCTCACACTGGTGCCGGCCAACGGCTCGGACCCGGCTCTCAAGGCGCTGTCCGCCGAGGTCACAGGCGTGCACGAGCGCGAGCTGACGGCCCTGCGCGGTCTCCACGACCAGGCGGACCTGCCGGCCGAGAACCCGCACAAGGGCATGCCGATGCCGGGCATGGTGACCCCCGAACAGGTCACGGCCGCGGCCGCCACCCGCGGGAAGGCGTTCGACGACCTCGTCCGCGGCCACCTCGAGGCGCATCTGCGACAGGGACTCAGGCTCGCCGAGAGCGAACGGAAGTCCGGCATCGAACCGCAGACCCGCGCCCTCGCCGACGACGTGCTGCGCACCCGGCGGACATATCTGAACCGGCTCGGAAAAGCCTCGTGA
- a CDS encoding discoidin domain-containing protein, which yields MHPASPQAPPSAGGPPHRRRRLRRLAPLAALAVVAAYVGTVQLTAHAADTLLSQGKPVTASSQEGNDVTPANAVDGNAGTRWSSQFADPQWISVDLGATATVTQVVLQWETAYGKAYKIQTSPDGTAWTDVYSTATGAGGTETLTVNGSGRYVRMYGTGRGTGYGYSLWEFKVYGSSGTTTPPTTPPTTIPGDWNTVWTDDFTGPANTSPNAGNWLLRTGTQYPGGAANWGTGEVETASSSTANVSLDGNGRLAIKAIRDGSGAWTSGRIETQRTDFEPRAGEQLKFTAVLKQPDVANGLGYWPGFRATGAAYRGNYTNWPGVGETDIMTDVNGRNQLSQTLHCGTAPGGPCNEYDGRASGFASCTGCQTGYHEYTQIIDRTKTDEEVRFYLDGRQTWVVRESQVGVTAWAAAVHHGFFLRFDLAIGGSLPNAIAGFTTPTPETTSGGTLSVDSVTVARATGSTPAGMTDPATPAGPSTVRVTGTQGNWQLNVNGSPYEIKGLTYGPPQAAADGYMRDLKSMGVNTIRIWGVDDANTPALLDRAAQQGIKVIVGHWLNQGADYVNDTAYKNSVKAEIVARVNALKNRQGVLMWDVGNEVILTMQDHGLSAAEVEARRVGYAKFVNEVAQAIHAADPNHPVTSTDAYTGAWPYYKQYAPDLDLLAVNSYGAIGNVKQDWINGGYTKPYIVTEGGPAGEWEVPNDVNGVPTEPTDLQKRAGYTASWNAIKAHPGVALGATEFHYGLENDFGGVWLNTFTGGWRRLGYHALKQAYTGQASANTPPEITAMSVSNQTAVPAGGTFTVTTSTTDPNGDLIRYNLMYSDKHITGNTGLRHVTFTDNGNGTFTARAPEKLGVWKVYVYAYDGQGNVGIDQRSFRVVPPTVPGTNLSKGKPATASTYQPTGTNGPQLPAYAVDGDYGTRWASEWVDTAWLQVDLGSVQSFNRVLLAWEDAYAKGYTVQVSNDGSTWSTVYSTSSGNGGFDDLTVTGSGRYVRVNGTSRATTYGYSLWELGVYRS from the coding sequence GTGCACCCGGCTTCTCCTCAGGCCCCGCCGTCCGCCGGCGGCCCACCACACCGTCGCCGCCGCCTGCGCCGGCTGGCGCCCCTCGCGGCGCTGGCGGTGGTGGCCGCGTACGTCGGCACCGTGCAGCTCACCGCGCACGCCGCGGACACCCTGCTCTCCCAGGGCAAGCCTGTCACCGCCTCCTCGCAGGAGGGCAACGACGTCACCCCCGCCAACGCCGTCGACGGCAACGCCGGGACGCGCTGGTCCAGCCAGTTCGCCGATCCTCAGTGGATCAGCGTTGACCTCGGCGCCACCGCGACGGTCACCCAGGTCGTGCTGCAGTGGGAGACCGCGTACGGCAAGGCGTACAAGATCCAGACCTCGCCGGACGGCACCGCCTGGACCGACGTCTACAGCACCGCCACCGGTGCCGGCGGCACCGAGACGCTCACGGTCAACGGCAGCGGCCGCTACGTACGGATGTACGGCACCGGCCGCGGCACGGGCTACGGCTACTCGCTGTGGGAGTTCAAGGTCTACGGCAGCAGCGGTACGACCACGCCGCCCACCACCCCGCCCACCACGATCCCCGGCGACTGGAACACCGTCTGGACCGACGACTTCACCGGCCCGGCCAACACCTCGCCCAACGCGGGCAACTGGCTGCTGCGCACCGGCACCCAGTACCCGGGCGGAGCGGCCAACTGGGGCACCGGCGAGGTCGAGACGGCGAGCAGCTCGACCGCCAACGTCTCCCTGGACGGCAACGGCAGGCTGGCCATCAAGGCCATCCGCGACGGCTCCGGCGCCTGGACCTCCGGGCGGATCGAGACGCAGCGCACCGACTTCGAGCCGCGCGCCGGCGAGCAGCTCAAGTTCACCGCCGTCCTGAAGCAGCCCGACGTCGCCAACGGCCTCGGCTACTGGCCCGGCTTCCGCGCGACCGGCGCCGCGTACCGCGGGAACTACACCAACTGGCCGGGCGTCGGCGAGACCGACATCATGACCGACGTCAACGGCCGCAACCAGCTGTCGCAGACCCTGCACTGCGGCACCGCGCCCGGCGGCCCGTGCAACGAGTACGACGGACGCGCCAGCGGGTTCGCCTCGTGCACCGGGTGCCAGACCGGCTACCACGAGTACACCCAGATCATCGACCGGACGAAGACCGACGAGGAGGTCCGCTTCTACCTCGACGGCCGGCAGACCTGGGTGGTCCGCGAGTCCCAGGTGGGCGTGACCGCGTGGGCCGCTGCTGTGCACCACGGCTTCTTCCTGCGCTTCGACCTCGCCATCGGCGGCTCCCTGCCGAACGCGATCGCCGGCTTCACCACGCCCACCCCGGAGACCACCTCCGGCGGCACGCTCTCCGTCGACTCGGTCACCGTCGCCCGCGCCACGGGCAGCACGCCGGCCGGGATGACCGACCCGGCCACACCCGCGGGGCCGTCGACCGTCCGGGTCACGGGTACGCAGGGGAACTGGCAGCTGAACGTCAACGGCTCGCCGTACGAGATCAAGGGGTTGACCTACGGTCCGCCGCAGGCGGCCGCGGACGGCTACATGCGCGACCTGAAGTCCATGGGCGTCAACACGATCCGCATCTGGGGCGTGGACGACGCGAACACGCCGGCGCTGCTCGACCGCGCGGCGCAGCAGGGCATCAAGGTGATCGTCGGGCACTGGCTCAACCAGGGCGCCGACTACGTCAACGACACGGCGTACAAGAACTCCGTGAAGGCCGAGATCGTTGCCCGCGTCAACGCGCTCAAGAACCGGCAAGGCGTGCTGATGTGGGACGTCGGCAACGAGGTCATCCTCACCATGCAGGACCACGGCCTGTCCGCCGCCGAGGTCGAGGCGCGGCGCGTCGGGTACGCGAAGTTCGTCAACGAGGTCGCGCAGGCCATCCACGCGGCCGACCCCAACCACCCGGTCACGTCGACAGACGCGTACACGGGCGCCTGGCCGTACTACAAGCAGTACGCCCCCGACCTGGACCTGCTGGCCGTCAACTCGTACGGCGCCATCGGCAACGTCAAGCAGGACTGGATCAACGGCGGCTACACGAAGCCGTACATCGTCACCGAGGGCGGCCCGGCCGGCGAGTGGGAGGTGCCCAACGACGTGAACGGCGTACCGACCGAACCGACCGACCTGCAGAAGCGTGCCGGATACACGGCCAGCTGGAACGCCATCAAGGCGCACCCGGGCGTGGCGCTGGGCGCGACGGAGTTCCACTACGGACTCGAGAACGACTTCGGCGGCGTCTGGCTCAACACCTTCACCGGCGGCTGGCGGCGGCTCGGCTACCACGCGCTGAAGCAGGCGTACACCGGTCAGGCCTCGGCCAACACCCCGCCTGAGATCACCGCCATGTCGGTGAGCAACCAGACGGCCGTCCCCGCCGGCGGCACGTTCACCGTCACGACGTCGACCACCGACCCCAACGGCGACCTGATCCGCTACAACCTCATGTACTCGGACAAGCACATCACCGGCAACACCGGCCTGCGGCACGTCACCTTCACCGACAACGGCAACGGCACGTTCACCGCCCGCGCCCCGGAGAAACTCGGCGTCTGGAAGGTCTACGTGTACGCGTACGACGGCCAGGGCAACGTGGGCATCGACCAGCGCTCGTTCCGCGTGGTGCCGCCGACCGTCCCGGGCACCAACCTGTCGAAGGGCAAGCCGGCCACCGCGTCGACGTACCAGCCGACCGGCACGAACGGGCCGCAGCTGCCCGCGTACGCGGTGGACGGCGACTACGGCACCCGCTGGGCCAGCGAATGGGTCGACACGGCGTGGCTGCAGGTCGACCTCGGTTCGGTGCAGTCGTTCAACCGGGTGCTGCTCGCCTGGGAGGACGCGTACGCGAAGGGGTACACGGTCCAGGTATCCAACGACGGCTCCACGTGGAGCACGGTCTACTCGACCAGCTCGGGCAACGGTGGCTTCGACGACCTCACCGTGACGGGCTCCGGCCGGTACGTCCGCGTCAACGGCACCAGCCGGGCCACCACGTACGGATATTCGCTCTGGGAGCTGGGCGTGTACCGCAGCTGA
- a CDS encoding VOC family protein has protein sequence MDKVVHFEVPFDDAERAHGFYREAFGWGLQSMPGMGYTLVTTTPTDDSGRPGEAGGINGGMLARQGPITAPVITIGVEDLDEAVARVEKLGGRVEIGRQAVGEMGFSAYVRDTEGNLIGLWQNA, from the coding sequence ATGGACAAGGTGGTCCACTTCGAGGTTCCGTTCGACGACGCCGAGCGGGCGCACGGCTTCTACCGCGAGGCGTTCGGCTGGGGGCTGCAGTCCATGCCCGGCATGGGCTACACCCTCGTCACCACCACGCCGACCGACGATTCCGGGCGGCCTGGCGAGGCGGGCGGCATCAACGGAGGCATGCTCGCCCGCCAGGGCCCGATCACCGCGCCGGTCATCACGATCGGCGTCGAGGACCTGGACGAGGCAGTCGCCCGCGTCGAGAAGCTGGGCGGCAGGGTGGAGATCGGGCGGCAGGCGGTGGGGGAGATGGGCTTCTCGGCGTACGTCCGCGACACCGAGGGCAATCTCATCGGCCTCTGGCAGAACGCCTGA
- a CDS encoding response regulator transcription factor produces the protein MIRTTAGSAPGQNGRVSDAPAKGLILVVEDERPIADLVRLYLARDGFGVHVEHDGAAGLAAVRRMRPVACVLDIALPGMEGTEICRRMREDGDWTPVVFLTARDDEVDRILGLELGGDDYLTKPFSPRELVARVRALLRRAAGPPDGGRVRSVGPVTLDPARRLVTVEGAPLALTPTEFDLLGHLLGRPGRVFTREELLASVWGYASHAGTRTVDVHVAQVRAKLGAAAGVIRTVRGVGYTADA, from the coding sequence ATGATCCGAACAACCGCCGGGTCCGCGCCCGGGCAGAATGGGCGGGTGAGCGACGCACCCGCCAAGGGCCTGATCCTGGTCGTGGAGGACGAGCGGCCCATCGCCGACCTCGTGCGGCTGTACCTGGCCCGGGACGGGTTCGGCGTGCACGTCGAGCATGACGGCGCCGCGGGGCTGGCGGCCGTGCGGCGGATGCGGCCGGTCGCCTGCGTGCTGGACATCGCGTTGCCCGGCATGGAGGGGACGGAGATCTGCCGGCGGATGCGAGAGGACGGCGACTGGACCCCGGTCGTGTTCCTCACCGCGCGCGACGACGAGGTGGACCGGATTCTCGGCCTGGAGCTGGGCGGCGACGACTACCTCACCAAGCCGTTCAGCCCGCGGGAGCTGGTGGCCCGGGTGCGGGCCCTGCTGCGCCGCGCCGCCGGGCCGCCGGACGGGGGACGGGTGCGCTCGGTGGGGCCGGTGACCCTGGACCCGGCGCGGCGGCTCGTCACCGTGGAGGGTGCGCCGCTGGCGTTGACGCCCACCGAGTTCGACCTGCTCGGGCACCTGCTGGGCCGGCCCGGGCGCGTGTTCACCCGCGAGGAGCTGCTGGCGAGCGTGTGGGGGTACGCGTCGCACGCGGGGACGCGTACGGTCGACGTCCATGTCGCCCAGGTCCGCGCCAAGCTGGGCGCCGCCGCCGGGGTGATCCGCACCGTGCGCGGCGTCGGCTACACCGCCGATGCGTAG
- a CDS encoding sensor histidine kinase, with amino-acid sequence MRRFFATLAGRTVLVTAATAVVSVIITAMVALPIAVRSANSAARADLAEKAAVAVELLTSERAVVRERIVRRLRDDGIDVFLVRRGAADRPGLPERVVTQVASGAVVDTRGVVDGKAVLIAGRPLRGVDSGVVLTRGVVSGTAARVLGGVWVALLAGLLGGVGAGALLAHFIARPLRQAAVAAGRLSAGDRSVRLAVRPPAEAAELAAALNRLGAALQISEGREREFLLSVSHELRTPLATIRGYAEALADGVVTDDGAVRAGATMVAEADRLDRLISDLLVLSRLEAADLPVDVVAVDLAELVRSAGEAWASRCTPDGPRFSVELPQRTVVVDTDPGRIRQVLDGLCENALRVVPAGAPLVLAVRAGERGGVVEVRDGGPGLTDEDLAVAFQRGALQQRYRHVRKTGSGLGLALAARLVARLGGTIEAGHAPEGGAQFVVTLPYTTRT; translated from the coding sequence ATGCGTAGGTTCTTCGCGACGCTGGCCGGCCGGACGGTCCTGGTCACCGCCGCCACCGCGGTCGTCTCCGTCATCATCACCGCGATGGTGGCGTTGCCGATCGCGGTGCGGTCGGCGAACAGCGCGGCCCGTGCCGACCTGGCCGAGAAGGCCGCCGTGGCGGTCGAGCTGCTGACCAGCGAGCGGGCCGTCGTCCGGGAACGGATCGTCCGGCGGCTGCGGGACGACGGCATCGACGTCTTCCTCGTCCGGCGGGGCGCCGCCGACCGGCCGGGGCTGCCCGAGCGGGTGGTCACGCAGGTGGCGTCCGGCGCGGTCGTCGACACCCGGGGGGTCGTCGACGGGAAGGCGGTGCTGATCGCCGGGCGGCCGCTGCGGGGTGTCGACAGCGGCGTGGTGCTGACCCGCGGGGTGGTGTCCGGCACCGCGGCCCGCGTGCTCGGCGGTGTCTGGGTGGCGCTGCTCGCCGGGCTGCTCGGCGGCGTCGGCGCGGGCGCGCTGCTCGCACATTTCATCGCGCGGCCGCTGCGGCAGGCGGCGGTGGCGGCCGGGCGGCTGTCGGCGGGGGACCGGTCGGTGCGGCTCGCCGTACGCCCGCCCGCGGAGGCCGCCGAGCTGGCCGCGGCCCTCAACCGGCTGGGCGCGGCCCTGCAGATCAGCGAGGGCCGGGAGCGGGAGTTCCTGCTGTCGGTCTCCCATGAGCTGCGGACGCCGCTCGCCACGATCCGCGGCTACGCCGAAGCGCTGGCCGACGGTGTCGTCACGGATGACGGCGCGGTCAGGGCGGGCGCCACGATGGTCGCCGAGGCGGACCGGCTGGACCGGCTCATCTCGGACCTGCTGGTGCTCTCCCGGCTGGAGGCGGCGGACCTGCCGGTCGACGTCGTCGCGGTGGACCTGGCCGAGCTGGTCCGCTCGGCGGGTGAGGCGTGGGCGTCGCGGTGCACACCGGACGGTCCCCGGTTCTCGGTCGAGCTGCCGCAGCGGACGGTCGTGGTCGACACCGACCCGGGGCGGATCCGGCAGGTGCTCGACGGGTTGTGCGAGAACGCGCTGCGGGTGGTGCCGGCGGGGGCGCCGCTGGTGCTGGCCGTACGGGCGGGCGAGCGCGGCGGCGTGGTGGAAGTCCGCGACGGCGGTCCCGGGCTCACCGACGAGGACCTGGCGGTGGCGTTCCAGCGGGGTGCGCTGCAGCAGCGGTACCGGCACGTCCGCAAGACCGGCAGCGGCCTCGGGCTGGCCCTGGCCGCCCGGCTCGTGGCCCGGCTGGGCGGCACGATCGAGGCCGGTCACGCCCCGGAGGGCGGCGCGCAGTTCGTCGTGACGCTGCCTTACACAACCCGAACATGA
- a CDS encoding DUF5995 family protein gives MTESVWGPVQREMADVLAAYPDDVPAVVDQLTKLQDVLDRVPPLLGSNPLADFNKLYLSITTCVLERLYAGRFADPAFLARLDVEFAARYFDALRQWSDMSSGCPKAWTVLFHRIPCPDARPLPSAAAGLNAHISYDLPFALVTTFDHQGCDPVDDSDQHRDYLHLNDIFAAQIPGLRRGYLERWQLLIDMMNGDLDDWWQGGVVEYTRNVAWRNAQRLWTVRHDLQALGRERGRLDHTAEAVGKLLLSPMGAILQ, from the coding sequence ATCACCGAGTCGGTCTGGGGACCAGTGCAGCGGGAGATGGCCGACGTGCTGGCCGCGTACCCCGACGACGTGCCCGCCGTGGTCGATCAGCTCACCAAGCTCCAGGACGTCCTCGACCGGGTACCGCCGCTGCTGGGCAGCAACCCGCTCGCCGACTTCAACAAGCTCTACCTGTCGATCACGACGTGCGTCCTGGAACGGCTGTACGCGGGCCGCTTCGCCGACCCGGCGTTCCTCGCCCGGCTCGACGTCGAGTTCGCCGCCCGGTACTTCGACGCGCTGCGCCAGTGGTCGGACATGAGCTCCGGCTGCCCGAAGGCGTGGACCGTGCTGTTCCACCGGATCCCGTGCCCGGACGCGCGCCCGCTGCCCTCGGCGGCCGCCGGCCTCAACGCGCACATCAGCTACGACCTGCCGTTCGCGCTGGTGACCACGTTCGACCATCAGGGCTGCGACCCGGTGGACGACAGCGACCAGCACCGTGACTACCTGCACCTCAACGACATCTTCGCCGCCCAGATCCCGGGCCTGCGCCGCGGCTACCTCGAACGGTGGCAGCTGCTCATCGACATGATGAACGGCGATCTCGACGACTGGTGGCAGGGCGGCGTCGTGGAGTACACCCGCAACGTCGCGTGGCGCAACGCGCAGCGGCTGTGGACCGTACGTCACGACCTGCAGGCCCTGGGGCGCGAACGCGGCCGGCTGGACCACACCGCGGAGGCCGTCGGCAAGCTGCTGCTCTCGCCGATGGGCGCCATCCTGCAGTGA